One region of Oscillatoria salina IIICB1 genomic DNA includes:
- the rpsO gene encoding 30S ribosomal protein S15, which yields MSLTQQRKQELMSEYQVHETDTGSADLQVAMLTERINQLTKHLQANKQDHSSRRGLLKMIGRRKRLLSYIQKQNRDRYKNLITRLGIRG from the coding sequence ATGAGTCTGACACAACAACGCAAACAAGAATTAATGTCTGAATATCAGGTTCACGAAACTGATACAGGTTCGGCGGATCTGCAAGTGGCAATGCTTACCGAAAGAATCAATCAACTGACAAAACACCTCCAAGCGAATAAACAAGATCATTCTTCTCGTCGAGGCTTGTTAAAAATGATCGGTCGTCGTAAGCGTCTGTTATCTTACATTCAAAAGCAAAATCGCGATCGCTATAAAAATTTGATTACTCGTTTGGGCATTCGCGGTTAA
- a CDS encoding PAM68 family protein gives MVSESEERDRLPFEPRQKKKKTPKKAPTATPATTEKPNKSRSDAQLKGAVPEVVSKRMIRRMALFCGIPTVLGIGSFIVSYFIVSKDWFDLPTVAVLLISMAFFGLGVVGLSYGIFSASWEEERVGSWLGFAEFKTNFGRTVAAWRSQRQEAKGD, from the coding sequence ATGGTTTCTGAATCCGAAGAACGAGATCGCTTACCGTTTGAACCTCGTCAGAAGAAGAAAAAAACACCGAAAAAAGCACCAACTGCAACTCCAGCAACTACGGAAAAACCGAACAAAAGCCGATCTGATGCTCAATTAAAGGGCGCTGTCCCGGAAGTGGTCAGTAAGCGGATGATCCGCCGGATGGCTTTGTTTTGCGGGATTCCTACGGTTTTGGGAATCGGCTCTTTTATCGTCAGCTATTTTATTGTCAGCAAAGATTGGTTCGATTTGCCAACAGTAGCGGTACTGTTGATAAGTATGGCATTCTTTGGTTTAGGTGTTGTCGGTTTGAGTTATGGCATCTTTTCCGCTTCCTGGGAAGAAGAAAGAGTCGGCAGTTGGTTGGGTTTTGCCGAGTTCAAAACGAACTTTGGACGCACAGTTGCCGCTTGGCGATCGCAACGACAAGAGGCAAAAGGAGACTAA
- the aroF gene encoding 3-deoxy-7-phosphoheptulonate synthase gives MIVVMKVGSPEAEIERINSEFEDWGLTPEKIVGKHKVVIGLVGDTAALDPLQIEEISPWIEQVLRVERPYKRASREFRHGEASEVIVSTPEGPVIFGEHHPVAIVAGPCSVENEQMIVETAKRVKAAGAKFLRGGAYKPRTSPYSFQGHGESALDLLAAARDASGLGIITEVMDTADVEKVGEVADVLQIGARNMQNFPLLKKVGAQDKPVLLKRGMSATIEEWLMASEYVLAAGNPNVILCERGIRAFDRQYARNTLDLAAIPVLRELTHLPIMIDPSHGTGRAEYVPTMAMAAIAAGCDALMIEVHPNPAKALSDGPQSLTPERFDRLMTELSAIGKAVNRWQEPATVLA, from the coding sequence ATGATTGTAGTTATGAAGGTTGGTTCCCCAGAAGCCGAAATTGAGCGCATTAATTCGGAGTTTGAAGACTGGGGTTTGACTCCCGAGAAAATTGTCGGTAAGCACAAAGTTGTCATTGGTTTGGTGGGCGATACCGCCGCCCTCGATCCTTTGCAAATTGAGGAAATTAGCCCTTGGATTGAGCAAGTTTTACGGGTAGAACGTCCTTACAAACGGGCTAGTCGCGAGTTTCGTCACGGTGAAGCTAGCGAGGTGATTGTTTCTACTCCCGAAGGTCCGGTTATTTTCGGCGAACATCATCCAGTAGCGATCGTTGCTGGTCCTTGTTCGGTGGAAAACGAGCAGATGATTGTGGAAACGGCAAAACGCGTCAAAGCGGCTGGGGCGAAGTTTTTGCGCGGTGGGGCTTACAAACCTCGGACTTCTCCTTATTCTTTCCAAGGTCACGGTGAAAGTGCGCTGGATCTGTTGGCTGCTGCGAGGGATGCTAGCGGGCTGGGAATTATTACTGAGGTAATGGATACTGCTGATGTGGAAAAGGTTGGCGAAGTTGCTGACGTGCTACAAATCGGCGCCAGAAATATGCAAAATTTCCCTTTGTTGAAGAAGGTGGGAGCGCAGGATAAGCCTGTGTTACTGAAGCGGGGAATGTCGGCGACGATTGAAGAGTGGCTGATGGCTTCGGAATATGTTTTGGCTGCGGGAAATCCGAATGTGATTTTGTGCGAACGGGGAATTCGGGCTTTCGATCGCCAGTATGCTCGCAATACTCTCGATTTGGCGGCGATTCCTGTGTTACGCGAGTTGACTCATTTACCGATTATGATCGATCCGAGTCACGGTACCGGACGGGCTGAGTATGTTCCGACGATGGCGATGGCAGCGATCGCGGCTGGTTGCGATGCTTTGATGATTGAAGTTCATCCTAACCCGGCGAAGGCTCTTTCTGATGGGCCTCAGTCTTTGACTCCAGAACGTTTCGACCGTTTGATGACTGAGTTGTCGGCGATCGGTAAGGCTGTTAATCGTTGGCAAGAACCTGCGACGGTTTTGGCTTAG
- a CDS encoding CHAT domain-containing protein, protein MKLSVAKLMQWLTIIFFSHLISSTSALAERIEPADDGTGTIVTIDGNRFEITGGSLSSDGGNLFHSFEQFGLSSEQIANFLAQPEIRNVLGRVVGGDPSLINGLIQLTGSNANLYLINPAGIIFGSGASLNVPGDFTATTATGVGFNDNNWFDVIGTNNYQDLVGNPSQFAFDVIEPGSIVNAGNLSVLEGKNLTLVGGSVINTGQLNAPGGNITIAAVPGTSLVRISQAGNLLSLEIEIPTDDRGQPLPIKPLDLPTLLTGGTENLATGIRVSATGEIQLNRSQASVAPKPGDTIVSGRINSSTLRSDRIGGNINIIGDRVGVVSADIAASSFYGGGNIRIGGDYKGNGEIPNAVRTFVSEDSAIAADALLNGNGGRVIIWADELTSFQGNLTARGGRDSGNGGFVEISGRENLNFNGTVDVSASNGIPGTLLLDPQNVFITRKSNSPTLILTLSSIFQEDFYSEDISIDADKLENQIGNIIIEATNNITIEINNTNLDFKNKDTISITFTADADRDGIGNYYLDPNNNIRTRGIPITIEGANITVGDIDTTFGNAKEGADITLLANNRDEIITGELNPGSNGIISLLNRSFEPPIPTEPTQPTDPETEEPTQPTNPEIEEPTQPTDPVAENPTQPTDPETEEPTQPTDPETEEPTQPTNPEIEEPTQPTNPEIEEPTQPTDPVGENPTQPTDPETEEPTQPTDPVGENPTQPTNPETEEPTQPTDPETEEPTQPTDPVAENPTQPTNPETEEPTQPTDPVAENPTQPTNPEVEEPTQPTDPVAENPTQPTDPEVEEPTQPTDPETEEPTQPTDPVAENPTQPTNPEVEEPTQPTDPVAENPTQPTNPEVEEPTQPTDPVAENPTQPTNPEVEEPTQPTDPVAENPTQPTDPVGENPTQPSEEDEEDEEEDNESEVVAEESESEAIASDFPHPVTEVLNPLALENQTTGQDTSTQPNNSESSVEVSESESESESEITSDPNPTQVYSQTRASNLAVEKLENSFNREYTEYLQVEVVPSLNLTQASNILRQSEATTGIKPAIIYAVFVPTSLSQDSASQESEAAKSSSLVELGGSRYSHSPQASDRLELIVITGNGTLLRKSVNVTRAEVRQTALEFYQTIVNVRHSPNLAPAQKMYQWLVAPIEADLQRLQIESLIYIPDVGLRTLPLAALHDGQEYIIQRYSVGIMPSLSLTDTRQTDLDRYQVLAMGASEFEELAPLPAVETELSTISRIWPGKIFLNDDFTLENLKLQQQTNPFGIVHFATHAEFLPGKPSNSYIQLADRKLSISQLRSLDWDNPQVELLVLSACRTALGNNEVELGFAGSAVQAGVKSVVASLWYINDIGTLALMSEFYQQLRDTPTKLEALRQAQLAMLDGRVRLETGNLVTSKREFPLDSEVEKENSRDLSHPYYWSAFTSIGNPW, encoded by the coding sequence ATGAAACTCTCCGTCGCCAAGCTAATGCAATGGTTGACAATAATCTTCTTTTCTCACCTAATCAGTAGCACTTCTGCTTTAGCCGAAAGAATCGAACCTGCTGACGATGGGACAGGGACAATTGTCACGATCGATGGCAACCGCTTTGAAATTACAGGCGGTTCCTTATCCAGCGATGGAGGAAATTTATTTCACAGTTTCGAGCAATTTGGGCTTTCGTCCGAACAAATTGCTAATTTTCTTGCCCAACCAGAAATTCGCAATGTTCTGGGAAGAGTTGTTGGTGGCGATCCATCACTGATTAATGGCTTAATTCAATTAACAGGAAGTAATGCGAACTTATATTTAATTAACCCCGCAGGAATTATTTTTGGTTCTGGTGCAAGTTTAAACGTACCAGGAGACTTTACCGCTACAACTGCTACCGGAGTCGGCTTCAACGATAATAATTGGTTTGATGTAATTGGGACAAATAACTACCAAGATTTAGTCGGCAATCCCAGTCAATTTGCCTTTGATGTAATTGAACCAGGAAGTATTGTTAATGCGGGTAATTTATCAGTTTTAGAAGGAAAAAACCTTACCTTAGTCGGCGGTAGCGTCATCAACACTGGACAATTAAACGCCCCCGGAGGAAACATTACGATCGCAGCCGTACCAGGGACAAGTTTAGTAAGAATTAGTCAAGCAGGAAACTTACTAAGTTTAGAAATTGAAATCCCTACCGACGATCGCGGACAACCCTTACCCATAAAACCCTTAGACTTACCAACTTTACTCACAGGAGGAACAGAAAATTTAGCAACAGGAATAAGAGTTTCAGCCACAGGAGAAATCCAATTAAATCGTTCCCAAGCAAGTGTAGCGCCAAAACCAGGAGACACGATCGTTTCCGGAAGAATAAATAGCTCAACACTGAGGAGCGATCGCATTGGAGGTAATATCAATATCATCGGCGATCGCGTCGGTGTAGTAAGTGCCGATATCGCAGCATCCAGCTTCTACGGTGGTGGAAACATTCGTATTGGCGGAGATTACAAAGGAAATGGAGAAATTCCTAACGCTGTCAGAACCTTTGTCAGTGAAGATAGCGCGATCGCCGCCGATGCCTTACTCAATGGTAATGGTGGTAGAGTAATTATCTGGGCTGACGAACTAACTAGTTTTCAAGGTAATCTGACTGCTAGAGGTGGTAGAGATAGTGGCAATGGTGGCTTTGTTGAAATTTCAGGTAGAGAAAACTTAAATTTTAATGGCACAGTTGATGTTAGTGCTAGTAACGGAATTCCAGGAACCTTACTACTCGATCCCCAAAATGTTTTCATTACCAGAAAATCTAATTCTCCCACATTAATTTTAACTTTGTCAAGCATCTTTCAAGAGGATTTTTACTCAGAAGATATAAGCATCGATGCAGATAAACTTGAAAATCAAATCGGCAATATTATTATAGAAGCAACAAACAACATAACTATTGAAATTAATAATACTAACTTAGACTTTAAAAATAAAGATACTATTTCAATTACCTTTACAGCAGATGCAGACCGTGATGGAATTGGGAATTATTATCTCGATCCGAATAATAATATTAGAACTCGTGGCATCCCAATAACCATCGAAGGAGCAAACATTACAGTTGGTGATATAGACACTACTTTTGGTAATGCTAAAGAAGGTGCAGATATTACCTTGTTAGCAAACAATAGAGATGAAATTATTACAGGCGAACTCAATCCTGGTAGCAACGGTATTATTAGCTTGTTAAATAGGTCATTTGAACCGCCTATACCTACCGAACCAACTCAGCCGACAGATCCCGAAACAGAGGAACCCACTCAACCGACCAACCCCGAAATAGAGGAACCCACTCAGCCGACCGACCCAGTGGCTGAAAATCCCACACAACCGACAGATCCCGAAACAGAGGAACCCACTCAACCGACAGATCCCGAAACAGAGGAACCCACTCAACCGACCAACCCCGAAATAGAGGAACCCACTCAACCGACCAACCCCGAAATAGAGGAACCCACTCAGCCGACAGATCCAGTAGGTGAAAATCCCACTCAACCGACAGATCCCGAAACAGAGGAACCCACTCAACCGACAGATCCAGTAGGTGAAAATCCCACTCAACCGACTAACCCCGAAACAGAGGAACCCACACAACCGACAGATCCCGAAACAGAGGAACCCACACAACCGACAGATCCAGTGGCTGAAAATCCCACTCAACCGACTAACCCCGAAACAGAGGAACCCACTCAACCGACAGACCCAGTGGCTGAAAATCCCACTCAACCGACTAACCCCGAAGTAGAGGAACCCACTCAACCGACAGACCCAGTGGCTGAAAATCCCACACAACCGACAGACCCCGAAGTAGAGGAACCCACTCAACCGACAGATCCCGAAACAGAGGAACCCACTCAACCGACAGACCCAGTGGCTGAAAATCCCACTCAACCGACCAACCCCGAAGTAGAGGAACCCACTCAACCGACAGACCCAGTGGCTGAAAATCCCACTCAACCGACCAACCCCGAAGTAGAGGAACCCACTCAACCGACAGACCCAGTGGCTGAAAATCCCACTCAACCGACCAACCCCGAAGTAGAGGAACCCACTCAACCGACAGACCCAGTGGCTGAAAATCCCACTCAACCGACAGATCCAGTAGGTGAAAATCCTACTCAACCATCAGAGGAGGATGAGGAGGACGAGGAAGAGGATAATGAGAGTGAGGTAGTAGCTGAGGAGTCTGAGTCTGAGGCGATCGCGTCTGATTTTCCCCATCCCGTTACTGAAGTGTTAAATCCACTAGCTTTAGAAAATCAAACTACTGGACAAGATACTTCTACACAACCAAATAACTCTGAGTCGTCAGTAGAAGTCAGTGAATCCGAATCAGAATCCGAATCCGAAATTACTTCCGATCCTAATCCGACTCAAGTATATTCTCAAACACGAGCAAGTAATCTAGCAGTAGAAAAATTAGAAAACTCATTCAATCGGGAGTATACGGAATATCTGCAAGTAGAAGTTGTTCCCTCGCTCAATCTTACGCAAGCGAGTAATATTTTACGTCAGTCGGAAGCAACTACAGGCATTAAGCCAGCAATAATTTATGCAGTATTTGTTCCTACCAGTTTATCCCAAGATTCGGCTTCTCAGGAAAGTGAAGCAGCTAAATCTTCGAGTTTAGTTGAATTGGGAGGATCGCGTTACTCACATTCACCGCAAGCTAGCGATCGCCTGGAACTCATAGTAATTACTGGTAATGGTACTTTGCTACGCAAATCTGTTAATGTCACTAGAGCGGAAGTAAGGCAAACAGCGCTGGAATTTTACCAAACTATCGTCAATGTTCGCCACAGTCCTAATTTGGCTCCAGCACAAAAAATGTATCAATGGCTGGTTGCACCTATTGAAGCTGATTTACAACGTTTACAAATTGAGAGTTTAATTTATATTCCTGATGTTGGCTTGCGTACCCTTCCCTTAGCTGCGCTTCACGATGGTCAGGAATATATCATTCAACGCTACAGTGTCGGTATAATGCCCAGTTTGAGCCTTACCGATACTCGCCAAACCGATCTCGATCGCTATCAGGTACTAGCTATGGGAGCAAGTGAGTTTGAAGAGTTAGCTCCTTTACCCGCAGTTGAAACTGAGTTATCGACAATTAGCCGCATTTGGCCTGGAAAAATTTTCCTCAATGATGATTTTACCCTGGAAAACCTCAAGTTACAACAACAGACAAATCCTTTTGGAATTGTTCATTTTGCTACCCATGCGGAATTTCTTCCTGGTAAACCGAGTAATTCTTACATTCAGCTAGCAGATCGTAAGTTGTCTATTTCTCAGTTGCGTTCTTTAGATTGGGACAATCCTCAAGTAGAATTATTAGTGCTTTCTGCTTGTCGGACAGCCCTTGGTAACAACGAAGTAGAGTTAGGTTTTGCGGGTTCGGCGGTGCAAGCAGGAGTGAAGTCAGTAGTGGCAAGTTTGTGGTATATCAATGACATTGGTACGCTAGCGTTGATGTCAGAATTTTACCAGCAACTTCGAGATACGCCGACTAAATTAGAAGCGCTACGACAAGCACAATTGGCGATGTTGGACGGGAGAGTGCGTTTGGAAACTGGAAATCTCGTGACTAGCAAACGAGAATTTCCCTTAGATTCAGAGGTAGAAAAGGAAAACAGTCGCGATTTATCCCATCCTTACTACTGGAGTGCTTTCACCTCGATCGGGAATCCCTGGTGA
- a CDS encoding serine/threonine protein kinase: METLKKTENIIAGRYRLVAPLGEGAFGTTYEAEDLTNYKRVAIKILSLRAATNWKMLELFEREAKVLANLNHPNIPQYLDYFHIDTPEDRRFYLVQELVAGESLADLVQKGWHANEEEVKNIAKQVLKILKYLHSWTPPVIHRDIKPQNIIRQSDGKIFLVDFGAVQDVYRNTLIKGSTFVGTIGYMAPEQFQGVAFWASDLYGLGATLLFLLTHRNPEELPAKRLKIDFRSRVQISSEFADWLEKMLEPAVEDRFPSAGKALARLSKLQLRQLQIKQPMGSRVVVKETNGDLRLDIPPTGWKTGIIVLPVFGSFLGFPLVFSLAALVSGQFVSAIAILLLTSPLGIIGLLMWAGFFWAIAGKTRLEINLDSFSLQRILFGWKFSTYRGKTLYLQQVEREIDANSKNNQATLALWEGDKKHCFGSTLTKVEQEWIVAKITHFLQRERKQL, encoded by the coding sequence ATGGAAACTTTAAAGAAAACAGAAAATATTATTGCGGGAAGATATCGTTTGGTTGCGCCTTTAGGTGAAGGAGCATTTGGTACAACCTACGAAGCCGAAGACTTAACTAATTATAAACGAGTAGCAATAAAAATTCTCTCATTACGGGCAGCAACTAACTGGAAAATGTTAGAACTATTTGAACGAGAAGCGAAAGTTTTAGCTAATCTGAATCACCCAAATATTCCCCAATATCTCGACTACTTCCATATCGACACACCAGAAGATCGGCGCTTTTATTTAGTCCAAGAATTAGTAGCTGGTGAATCCTTAGCTGATTTAGTCCAAAAAGGATGGCACGCTAACGAAGAAGAAGTCAAAAATATTGCCAAACAAGTGCTAAAAATCCTGAAATATTTGCATTCTTGGACGCCACCAGTCATTCACCGAGATATTAAGCCACAAAATATTATTCGCCAAAGCGACGGCAAGATATTTTTAGTTGATTTTGGTGCAGTACAAGATGTTTATCGCAATACCTTAATTAAAGGCAGTACATTTGTCGGGACTATTGGTTATATGGCTCCAGAACAATTTCAAGGAGTTGCTTTTTGGGCTTCAGATTTGTATGGATTAGGAGCTACTTTATTATTTTTACTAACTCATAGAAATCCCGAAGAGTTACCTGCAAAAAGGTTAAAAATTGACTTTCGTTCGCGAGTCCAAATTTCATCTGAATTTGCTGATTGGTTGGAAAAAATGCTCGAACCTGCGGTAGAAGATCGCTTTCCATCTGCGGGTAAAGCCTTAGCGAGATTAAGCAAATTGCAACTGCGCCAACTCCAGATTAAACAACCGATGGGTAGTCGTGTAGTGGTGAAAGAAACAAATGGAGATTTACGCTTAGATATTCCTCCGACGGGATGGAAAACCGGGATTATCGTATTACCTGTTTTTGGTTCATTTTTAGGTTTTCCCTTAGTATTTTCTCTAGCAGCCTTAGTATCCGGACAATTTGTTTCCGCGATCGCAATTTTGTTACTTACCAGCCCATTAGGTATCATTGGCTTACTAATGTGGGCGGGATTCTTCTGGGCGATCGCTGGTAAAACCCGTTTGGAAATTAACTTAGATTCTTTTTCTCTGCAAAGAATCTTATTTGGTTGGAAATTTTCTACCTATCGAGGTAAAACTCTCTATTTACAACAAGTTGAAAGAGAAATCGACGCTAACTCAAAAAATAATCAAGCTACCCTTGCTCTCTGGGAAGGAGACAAAAAACACTGTTTTGGTTCAACTTTAACTAAAGTAGAGCAAGAGTGGATTGTAGCTAAAATCACCCATTTTTTGCAGAGAGAACGAAAGCAATTATAG
- a CDS encoding serine/threonine protein kinase, with amino-acid sequence METLQHRPEEIIAQRYRIVTPLGTGSAGTTYEAEDLSNYRRIALKALTVNQIRDWKTLELFEREAKILANLNHPNIPKYLDYFEAYTGSDRQIYLVQELATGESLADLIAKGWHPDEAEVKRIAIQILSILDYLHTLTPPVLHRDIKPQNLIRQSDGKIFLVDFGAVQDIYRNTLTRGGTFVGSFGYISPEQFRGTVVPASDLYSLGSTLIFLLTGNNPGELEKKRLKIEFRSQVKISNQFGDWLEKMLEPTLEDRFSSAKLALKTLQSNQRIPPSPTQELQPPINSRITLNRTNKKLVADINPLHSGWIITVIVLLLLNGFLWLINSYLAAAGISWTYLLPIWIIAGCLLPLPEALWSSAGSRHLEIDRHKFRLQWRLGNISIREQKGRTADICQIEVEDSRFIIWEGVRQRGFNYNNLRQEEMNWLAAQITNFLQQI; translated from the coding sequence ATGGAAACCCTACAGCATCGACCAGAAGAAATTATTGCCCAGAGGTATCGAATAGTCACCCCTCTAGGGACAGGTTCAGCAGGAACCACCTACGAAGCAGAAGACTTAAGCAACTATCGACGGATAGCATTAAAAGCCTTAACAGTAAATCAGATCCGAGACTGGAAAACATTAGAATTATTTGAACGAGAAGCGAAAATTCTCGCCAACCTCAACCATCCTAATATACCCAAATACCTAGATTATTTTGAAGCATATACAGGCAGCGATCGCCAAATCTACCTAGTCCAAGAATTAGCAACCGGAGAATCCTTAGCCGACTTAATAGCTAAAGGTTGGCATCCCGACGAAGCCGAAGTCAAGCGCATCGCCATCCAAATTTTATCAATCTTAGACTACCTCCACACTCTCACACCACCAGTTTTGCATCGAGACATCAAACCACAAAACCTAATTCGCCAAAGCGACGGTAAAATCTTCTTAGTCGATTTCGGAGCAGTACAAGACATTTACCGCAACACCCTTACTCGCGGTGGTACATTTGTCGGCAGCTTCGGCTATATATCTCCAGAGCAATTTCGCGGCACAGTCGTACCAGCATCAGACTTATACAGTTTAGGAAGTACCCTAATATTTTTACTAACTGGGAATAATCCAGGCGAACTCGAAAAAAAGCGTCTGAAAATCGAATTTCGCTCCCAAGTAAAAATATCCAATCAATTTGGCGACTGGCTAGAAAAAATGCTCGAACCCACCTTAGAAGATCGTTTTTCCTCCGCCAAACTCGCCTTAAAAACCTTACAAAGCAACCAAAGAATACCACCATCCCCAACCCAGGAACTTCAACCACCAATTAACAGTCGCATCACTTTAAATAGAACCAACAAAAAATTAGTTGCCGACATCAATCCCTTACATTCAGGATGGATAATTACCGTCATTGTGTTGTTATTACTAAACGGCTTTTTATGGTTAATTAACTCTTACCTTGCTGCTGCGGGAATTTCTTGGACATATTTGCTACCAATTTGGATTATAGCTGGCTGTTTACTACCATTACCAGAAGCATTATGGTCAAGTGCTGGTAGCAGACATTTAGAAATTGATAGACACAAATTTCGCTTACAATGGCGATTAGGAAATATATCTATTCGCGAACAAAAAGGACGAACTGCCGATATTTGTCAAATTGAAGTAGAAGATTCTCGTTTTATTATCTGGGAAGGAGTGCGTCAAAGAGGATTTAATTACAACAATCTCCGACAAGAAGAGATGAATTGGTTAGCCGCACAAATCACTAATTTTTTACAGCAAATATAG